The genomic segment CTATCTTCTCCATGCTGGTGATCACCGGAGGATGGCCCAACGTTGGTCTGGCAGAGGCCATTGGAGAGGGAAGCAGTTCCAAGGCCCTGGTCTACGGTGCCTTCGGAGGAACCTTCATGACCATAGTCCTCTACTCGCTACAGGGGTTGGCCCCTCTCAGCAGCATGTTCAGGGGCTTCATGAAGGGAGCTCAGTCCATCTTCGTGGGATCGCTCATACTGATCTTCGCCTGGGGAATAGGCTCGGCCATAAAGTCGGTGGGAACTGCGGGATACATAGTATCGGTGGCGGGAGATATCCTCAGCCCAGGCTGGATACCTCTTCTGACCTTCTTCGTCGGAGCGGTCATCTCCTTCTGTACCGGGACCTCCTACGGAACCATGGGCATACTGATGCCTATCGTGGTACCCCTGGTGGCGTCCGTTTCGGCCAACGGAGGGGTGGATCCCATGACCCACATGGTTCCCACTATAGGGGCGGTCTTCGCCGGGGCGGTATGGGGCGACCACTGTAGCCCCATATCGGATACGACGATAATGTCCTCCATGTTCAGCGGGGCGGACCACATGGATCACGTCAACACCCAGGCACCTTACGCCATGTTGGCGGCGGTTGGGGCCGGTGCCGGCTATGTCGGGGTCGCCATGGGGCTGGGTGCCCCTCTGTGTCTTCTTCTGGCCGTCACGGTGGCCCTGGTGTCCTTCCACGTGATATCCAGTCCCGTGGAGGATTACCGTCCGGAGCAGGCTTTCGCCCGATCGGTATCGACCGGTTCTGCCGATTGAGGATTAGGATGTATTATAGGGGTGGGGCGACCTGCCCCTTTCTATTTACGGTAGGGAGGTGATCCCGTTGAATTTCTGGAAGATGAACGGCAACGGGAACGATTTCGTGGTGATCGACAGGGACGGCATGGCCTACGGACAGCTGGTGGACCTGACCAGACGGGTCTGTCGTAGAAGGAGATCCATAGGAGCCGACGGGGTCTTGGTGGTTGAGCCGTCGGATAACAGCGATTTTAGGATGAGGGTGTTCAACTCGGACGGTTCGGAGGGCGAGATGTGCGGCAACGGTGCCCGCTGCATAGCCCGTTACGCCTTCGAGAGAGGGATAGCTCCTTTCGAGATGTCTTTCGAGACGATCGCAGGGATAATGAAGGCCAGAGTCGAGGGCAGCTTCGTCAACCTGGATATGGGCGAGGTCGATCTGGAAAAGGGATGGTTTGGTCGAAAGGTGCCTATGGATGGAGGAGAGGTGGAGGCGGATTTCCTGATCGTAGGGGTGCCTCACCTGGTGATCTATCTGGAGGACCCGGAAAAGGTCGACCGAGAGGACCTGATCCGATGGGGTAGGGCTCTCCGGGAGGATCGGGGGCTTTTCCCCGAGGGAACCAACGTGAACTTCGTCGGCCCTGTGGACCGGCGGTCTCTTAAGGTGTGGACCTACGAGAGAGGGGTGGAGGACCTGACCGATTCCTGCGGCACCGGTTCCTGCGCCTCTGCGGTGGCGGCGGTAAGACGGCTGGACCTGGAGTCGCCCGTGACGGTCTACAACCCCGGAGGGGTCAACATAGTGACGGCCAACTTCAGGGAGGATCTCTGCGATATAGTGCTGGGAGGCGAGACGGCCGTCGTCGCCAAGGGGACAATAGAGGAGGAGGCCTAGGCCTCCTCCTTTTCGTCTTTTTCTTCCTCCGAGGTATCGTCGCCCATCAGATCATCCAGGGATAGATCCAGCGAGATGTCGTGAAGTTTGTCCGCTACCTCTATGTTGTGAAGGAACAGCTTTTCCTCCGCCTGTCTTACCAGCTCGTTCTCTTCGGCCTCTCTTATGTCCGCCTGGAAGGTGACTGGGCAGTACTTGGTGGCTCCTGCCACCTCTTCGAAGACCTTCTTCTCCTTGCGCTCTTCTTTTTTGTCTTTTTCGTTTTGAGTCATCTCCGGAACACC from the Dethiosulfovibrio russensis genome contains:
- the dapF gene encoding diaminopimelate epimerase, producing MIPLNFWKMNGNGNDFVVIDRDGMAYGQLVDLTRRVCRRRRSIGADGVLVVEPSDNSDFRMRVFNSDGSEGEMCGNGARCIARYAFERGIAPFEMSFETIAGIMKARVEGSFVNLDMGEVDLEKGWFGRKVPMDGGEVEADFLIVGVPHLVIYLEDPEKVDREDLIRWGRALREDRGLFPEGTNVNFVGPVDRRSLKVWTYERGVEDLTDSCGTGSCASAVAAVRRLDLESPVTVYNPGGVNIVTANFREDLCDIVLGGETAVVAKGTIEEEA